A section of the Chlorocebus sabaeus isolate Y175 chromosome 13, mChlSab1.0.hap1, whole genome shotgun sequence genome encodes:
- the C13H6orf58 gene encoding LOW QUALITY PROTEIN: protein LEG1 homolog (The sequence of the model RefSeq protein was modified relative to this genomic sequence to represent the inferred CDS: deleted 2 bases in 2 codons), with protein sequence MAFLPSWVCVLVGYFSASLAGTSNLSDIEPPLWKDSPGQLSDYRVENSMYIINPWVHLERMGMYKILLNQTARYFAKFAPENEQNILWGLPLQYGWQYKTGRLADPTRQTNCGYESGDHMCVSVDSWWADLNYFLSSLPFLAAVDSGIMGISSDQVRLLPPPKNEKKFCYDVSSCRSSFLETMNKWNTFYQYLQSPFSKFDDLLKYLWAAHTSTLADTIKSFEDRYDYYSKTEAHFERSWVLAVDYLAAVLFPTTLIRAYKFQKGLPPRILLNNDVAPFISDFTAFQNVVLFILNVLGNVDKSTGYLCTEKSNVSRGHSESSSRIYGNNS encoded by the exons AtggcttttcttccttcctgggtTTGTGTACTGGTTGGTTACTTTTCTGCTTCTTTAGCAGGGACTTCCAATCTCTCAGATATAGAGCCCCCTCTGTGGAAGGACAGTCCTGGTCAGCTCAGTGACTACAGGGTAGAGAACAGCATGTACATTATTAATCCGTGGGTA CACCTTGAGAGAATGGGGATGTATAAAATCCTG TTGAACCAGACGGCCAGGTATTTTGCAAAATTTGCaccagaaaatgaacaaaatattttatggggATTGCCTCTGCAGTATGGCTGGCAATATAAGACAG GCAGATTAGCTGATCCAACCCGACAGACAAACTGTGGCTATGAATCTGGAGATCATATGTGCGTCTCTGTGGACAGTTGGTGGGCTG atttgaattattttctgtcttcattaCCCTTTCTTGCTGCGGTTGATTCTGGTATAATGGGTATATCATCAGACCAAGTCAGGCTTTTGCCCCCACCCAAGAATGAGAAGAAGTTTTGTTATGATGTTTCTAGCTGTCGTTCATCCTTCCTTGAGACAATGAACAAGTGGAACACCTTTTACCAG TATTTGCAGTCACCTTTTAGTAAGTTTGATGATCTGTTGAAGTACTTATGGGCTGCACATACTTCAACCTTGGCAGATACTATCAAAAGTTTTGAAGACAG ATATGATTATTATTCTAAAACAGAAGCACATTTTGAGAGAAGTTGGGTACTGGCTGTGGATTATTTAGCTGCAGTCCTCTTTCCTACAACCTTGATAAGAGCATATAAGTTCCAGAAGGGCCTGCCACCGCGAATTCTTCTTAATAATGATGTAGCCCCTTTCATCAGTGACTTTACTGCTTTTCAGAATGTAGTCCTGTTTATTCTAAATGTGCTTGGCAATGTGGATAAATCTACAG GTTATCTTTGTACAGAAAAATCTAATGTATCTAGAGGTCATTCGGAATCTAGCTCTAGAATTTATGGAAATAACTCCTGA